A window of Castanea sativa cultivar Marrone di Chiusa Pesio chromosome 8, ASM4071231v1 genomic DNA:
ttttttttgttacatttaaACTTTGTCCAAGTTTTTTCCTTGCCTTTATCTTTTCATCTTCCTACTACcttctaccttaatatcactatTCATCTCCTCACATCTTccatattattaaattatttatatttttctctcctttttattaaaaaaattaaaatttaaaaaatttacttaaattcaataaataaaagtgtCCTCATAAAGTGGAGTAATACTAGGGACACACTCATTCTCAAACCCAatacatcaaagaaaaaatataatacaaaacaaatgCCAATTGGgaaacactaaattaaaaaaaaaaataatgaggatatcaaaccaaatataatataaagaaaCTAATAGTTATGGATATACTAACTTAAGGGtagcaaaattaaataaaaaaacactacaatgcatatttaatgcaataacatcatcatcaaattttggaaaataatagGTTGCCTatggggggagagagagagagagagagagagagagagagagatggtaaagaaaaaaaaaatcaaatgtcaaTTAGCAACTATTAAATGGAAAACAAAGAGGTTGTAAggagaagtaaaaataaaaaataaatatgaccAATATGAAGAACAGTAAAAACTTTATAgtgcaataaaatcaactattacattcacttaaaaaattgaatcaataatcaataattATACACAATcatagcaatatatatatatatatatatatatatatatatatatatatatatatatataagtcattgtaatatatttgaacttaaaactaatcaaactctaattCATAACTAAAAGGAGATATTCTCACGTAATAAtagaaattacataagaaataaagttagaaaattttaaaatcccaTTTTTGACATATtatttaactttacatatatatatatatatatatatgtatgtatgtatgtatgtatgtatgtatgtacgtgtgtgtgtgtatgtaatCTTCATACacaattacatttaaaaatctaataaacaatGCTACATCTCATTTAACACCTTTGTTATGAAAATTGTTAGCaagtaaatatatgataatagtaaaaaatgttataaatgaaattatgaaaaaaagtgataaaactAATTAGTTATTATCATTATGAAGTAGTAGTCTATGATTTTACACATCTAAATAAGTTgaatatatagagtttactTAAGGTATATGTAAAGattcacattttaaaaaaagatatgtaaaggttaaaaaaatgtatattctataaataaataaaaaggtacatgtaaggtttttattaacttaaaagaaaatgaaaaatcaattataaacaacaacaacaacaataacaacaacaacaacaataatatagGGGTAATTACATTCCTCTTCCTTGAGGTTTGAAAAAATGGCACTCTACTccaaacttgaaaagaaaaaatattttcaccgtTTACATTTGTTTGAccaaactttgttaaattaatattaaaatattgtgtacTAACCTGCCTGTGCTTAAGGTAGGTTTCAAAATtatccttaattttaaaattaaattctcttaattttaaattttaaattaaagtgtatttcaaaatattaagtaatgtcttttgctttttttttcccccttttcttttcccaatgagttatggagagatttgtcatttcaaatgttttggaattttataaatttgtattttaattctaaagttatgAGTAATGTCTTTACTAACCATGGTTAAACATTTATAAATagattcttaaataaatttaaaatattttgttattaatataaaCGAAATGGGAGAGTGTTATAACTTATTACcccaaatatatttaataagatcaccctaaaaaaaattatctcgcGCTATGCATGGGTCTACGACTAGTATAAGTAATTTTCAACTTAGGATACATTCCTTCAACTTCAAACTTTAAAGATTCTGCATGTGTCCAAAATTTCATCTAATCTTTTATATGCTCATCATTTatgcaaaataatatttgaaggTGTTGCTTTGATGCTCAACACTTCTCTAGTCAGGACAGTTCTAAAAGGAAGGTACTTTATCGAGGCAAGAAGGAACAAGGATTTGTATGTCATTCATTGCTTTGCCTTGCCAAGTATAGCCTCCTCACTTTTCTATTTCATCTATTAATTGGTTGCGGAAGTTAAACTAATCTTGTGGCAAGATCGATTATGTCAAGTTAATGTTAAAAACCATGACAAATTGTAAGTCTTGTTGTAATATAGTAGTTTGGATCTTGCTAAATCTAGCTAATTTTAATCTAAGAAGGCCTGCCTGAAAATAACCTGTACAACAAAATATGTCGATGATAGTGGCTCCAACTTGTTCTAGAGTCTAGTAGCCACTATTCATTGTCTGGACCTTTTCAATTGGAGCTTCCAAAATTTGGTCGTGGGATTCTGCAGGTGAGGCAAATTTCTGCCTATGGCATATTACTTGGTTTGTCAATCCTTACAGTGGTTCAATACTCAATAGAAAAGACACATTTTTGCCGTACAAAAGGAAAACAATCtagcacccccccccccctccccttttttttatattcaaatttcatataaaGAATTACTTGACACACAAAGTTGTCACTTTATTGAAAATCTTAGGACATGTGGGTAATCATTATTCATATTAGATTACCTAATTCCTGGATATTACTTGACTTGCCAAGCTGATAGTAGTGACAATTAAACATGCCTAAAGACTTAAACAACCAGAATGGTAATTATATAAAAAGGATTTACATTGAACTACTAAATGATGATGAACCTGGAGGAACTGAGACCTCAATTGATCCTTCCATCATTTGTACCACTTTCTTCATTGTTGGCCTTAGTGATGGATCCTCCTGAATGCACCATATTGCAATCATCACATATTTCTCCATTCTCTTCATGTCATCTATTGCCTCTTGATCGTTCTCCACTAACAAATCCAGTTTCTTGTCGTTATAGCAATCATATGCCCAATTAGCTAGTATCATTTGATCCTCATCCTTTGCTTCTGCTTCAAAACTCTTCCTGCAACAAATGAGCTCTAGCAACAAAATGCCAAAGCTGTAGACATCCACCTTGATTGTAACAGGCATGTTTTTGAACCATTCAGGTGCAACATACCCTTTAGTTCCCCTGATTCCAGTAGTAGTACGAGTCTGATCTGCTTTCAAAAGCTTAGCTAATCCAAAGTCAGAAATTCTAGCTGAAAAAGAGTCATCCAAAAGGATGTTTTGTGGCTTGATATCACAATGTATGATTTGGGTGCTGCATTCTTCATGCAAGTAAAAGAGCCCTCTTGCCGTTTCTAATGCAATTTGAATTCTTTGGTACCAATATGGCCGCAAACCCCCAAATAGAAAGCTTGCTAGAGAACCATTACTCATGAATTCATATACAAGAAGCCGATGCTCCCCATCATTGCAGAATCCTAGTAGTTGGACCAAATTTCTGTGGTTTGTTCTTCCAATAGCACTCACTTCAGCATTGAACTCCATATCGCCTTCTCTCTCCATATTATGCAACCTTTTAACCGCAACTAGTTTTCTGTCCTCATATTCTAGAACCCCTTTATAAACTTTTGCAAAGGCACCGCTCCCTAGCTCTTCCCTGAACCCATTTGTGGCTTCTATTAGTTCCTCATAAGTGTAACTTCGCAAATTCATGACTGGTGTGACCGGGTATGGATTACGGGCCTTTAGTTTCCAATATTTGAAACGAAAACCAAGCAGAAAGGCAGCCAACAAGAAGAGTAAGTTCAGAAACGTCGAGCTGATAAGGAGCACCGATAGAATTAGTCTCACAGTTGAATGATTTTTCTTCATCAAATCTGCACCTGATGGGTTAAAAGTAGAATTATCTTTCCTTATTTTGATTAGAACTTTGGTTCCAATTTCGCTGGGGTCCTTCTTCCCATTTGAAagaggaattttctttttccaacaCTGCCCGCCTCCAAACACAGCCACTGCACAAAAACAATCACCCAAGCAAGCTTTCCTGCACCAATCCTCAGTTACGTTTACATAGCGTCCATAATCAGTAAAGGGCCAATTTACACTCACCATTTCACGTAAATCAAATTGATCTGTTTTTGAAGATGCTTCATCACAACTTTGTGGAAGAAAGTTTTGTCTGCAACCTTTCATAACATCATTTGGATCAATGAGGATGTATCCTGTTGGGCATATGCAATTTGGTCTTCCATACTCTCCTAGCTCGCAGTAGCTGTTGAACCCACAAGCTCCACTGCCTATTTGTTCTGTAATTTCGCATATATTTGGAGGCATAACAACGGACAAAATGGACCAGGCATTTGAAGTATTAGTGCTGCTTTTTTGGTAACCATAATGCATGAGAACTCCATCATATTCCATGACTACTCTTTGATAGAAGTCCTGTTTAGAAACAGAATTTGATGATACGGTCTTAAGTATGCTTCCGTTTGTAGCTGTGAGGTATATAGAGCCAGACTCATTGAAGACCACCTGAAAGCCACTGCCATTAGTTCCACTTTCCCAATAAGCAGTGTTAGACCAATAATCTATAGGGTATGCTAAAGTTTGAAGCACAAGATTTCCATCCGTATTTAGTGCAAACTGGAACCTTCCTTTAGAGTTATTACTTTCTGAGTAATGAGCTACAAGCTTTCTTCCCCGGCTCATTGTTTGTGTAGGTAACATCGTGTCTGTTGGATGATCAAAACTCCGCCACAAATGGCCACCATCCTGGCTTGCCACCACAAAGTTTCCGGTGTCAAGCATGGCTGCATGGACAACTCCTAAATAGCCTTTGCCTGACTCAGATTTCCATATCCCTGTGCCTGTTGGGTCACTGAGTACCAATTGGCCACCTTCGGTAAGTTCAACTTTGGATCCTGTTGGCACTAGATTATCTCCATTGGCTGACCAGACAATGGTTTCCTCAGGTATTTTGTTGAACCATATGGCTAGTAGATAGCCTTCATTTCCAATTTGTTGGAAACCAAAAGCAAAATCACCAGAAGGCGATGCCCAGTAAGAGCCGTTTTCCTGTGCAATAAGGAATGAGCCTGGAGATTGGTCGCTGGAATTTTGAGCAAAGGTGGAATATGGTAGCAACAGAACAAGAAGCAACAAGGAGAGAAGATATGATACTTGTAAAGCCATAGTATCAGGAGTTTATAATTGATACACTTCGTAGTATAAACGATAAAAACTGTATTATTGACAAATCTACTGGTAGAGGAAGGTTTGCATTGGGAACATAATGTTATAAGTATTGGGCAGTGGAACACTTTGTAGCATAATGATAAACTGTGAGGTGAATGATAAACTTGTATGATGACGAATCTACTTGAGTGCTTGATAATGTTTTCTTTGCCCTCTCTTAAAAATTTCCACGTTTTTGAATTTGACCCATTCTCTTATATTGACTTGACTACGGTCCACTTGtgatattttttgtaaataaattaaaaattccaaACTAATCACGCGTTTTGCGCCTGAAAATGCTTATCCAAATGGGCTCCAACATGTTGCGTAATTCTACCTAAAGAATTGCCAAGAAGGTTCCTAAAGGTTAAAGCCACTCACCATTTCTCAAACCCACCCAAGTGAAAGCCACTAACCATGTCAAGGAGAGAAGATATTTGTAAAGCCATAGTATTAGGAGTTCATAATTGATTGTAGTATAAATGATAAACTGTATTATGACAAATTTACTGGTAGAGGAAGATTTGCATTTGGAATATTTTGTTATAAGTATGGGCAGTGGAACACTTCGTAGCATAAATGATAAACTATGAGGTGAATGTTGAATTTGTATAATGACAAATCTACATGAGTCCtttattatgttttctttgCAGTCTGTGAAGAGACTCTTTCTCTATTCTACTGCTGGAAACAAAGACATCAGGATTTTCTTCAGTGACTTTGATTTGATTCGATGCTCTTAACATGTGGTTTACATTTCCTGCATTAATTTGTACTCTCCTAAAATTTccactttttttaatttgaccCGCTCTCTCGCATTTATTAGTATTGACTTTACTACTGTCCATCTACGTCGGCATGTTTGTGTTTGGCACCAAAGTTTCCTTACGGTCAATTCCTTTGAAGTGGCCTCGTTCCCtaattcaaatttaatattGCAAATCTTTGAACGTGTTGGACTATCACctcacttaaaattttaaataatataatgtgataatagTCTATTTTACTCTGCATGGGTCAAAAATTTCATCTAaacacacaataattaattatttttaaaaaaaataaaaataaaaaataaaaaagtatttacaactttttcaaaCACATCAACTGAACCATTTTTTATATACTATCgtttatacaaaataatatcGGATGGGTCAAATTCGTGTTCATGCTTTCGTAAAGTACCTTACTTGTACCGTCCAACAAGGAAAATACAGAGGCAAGAATGAACATGGATTTGACCCATTTTCTCATAATGACTAGTATTGACTTCACTACGGTCCATCTACATTGGAATTTTGTGCTACTTTACTTGTACCGTCCAACAAGAAAAATACAGAGGCAAGAATGAACATGGATTTGACCCATTTTCTCATAATGACTAGTATTGACTTTACTACGGTCCATCTACGTTGGAATTTTGTGCCAAGCACAAAATTCCATACTGTCAATTCCCTTGTCACTAAAGATTCTCTGGGTTCATTTCTTGATTCAAATTTAATgatacaaatataaaaaaagtactAGACCATCACTTTCACTTTAAATAACATAATAGTCTATTAACAATTAAATCTTAATCATGGAAATAGACATAACTGAGAGAACTTAAAATATAGAAGATCTTAACccattgtaaaattttcaaaatgtttaCAATAATCTcacaagaaaaaaatgtttctaaTAAATTATTGCTCATAATCGTTATAGACCCTTTTCTTGTTTATGGTGTGCGACTTTCGTACTTCAAAGTAATGTTGTGAATATCGTTTCGAACTCTATTTCAGTTTGTCCAttggaataaaatattttggtactgGTTTATTCTAGCATACTGTTAGGGGTGTTTCTAGATTACTGCATGTGTGTGTAActattatagaaaataacaagtttaatatattttttttattaaaaaaatctcaaataaaatgaacatCTTATTACttattgtaagaaaaaaaaattacttatgattttttttttgtaaataaaattaaaaattccaaaCTGAGATTCAATCTCACGTTTTGTCCTTGAAAACACTTATCCGAATGGGCCCTAACATGTTGGGTAATTTTATCCAAAGAATTTCCAAGAAGGTTCCTAATAACTCTGTTAGGTtttaagactttaggaactaatgtattagaacttcattatgtaatgtgttggcaaatcatgatcaaaacatagagtctaggtttagacttgctcaaagtgtgattatttgtaaaattagaatcgagtgattgcaTAAATTATTGGTGTAATTTTGCaagacttgatcgatcgaaaattaggcTTGATCGATTGAACCACGTGTagaattatttttctacaaattttcCATTCAGCTCAAGCCCGTTTGACTtgtagggttttatattttacttcgagtataaaaggaaaaaccttaactaagttttagaaaaagaaaagtgtatatatattatacctGACTTACTAGGTTAGTTGTAATCAAATGCTTGAATAGAAAAGACAAAATTTGCACTACTAACAGAAATTTTTTACCTAGGAACCATTTTCTTGtgtgataaaaattttatataaacaatTACTTGACATAGAATAGTAGTCATATTAATTGACAATCGGGATATACAGACATTTATCATACATACATTCATTAGAACACCAGATCTGTAGCAAAGTTAGTGACTTAAACATCCAACCTTGCCAATCTTATCTTTGAAATCAATACACAGGTTCAGAGTTAGTCTCAGTGGGCAATGAACATGAACTTACAATCACCCATATAAGTAATTTTCAACTTAGGACACATTCCTTCAACTTCAAACTTGAAAGATTCTGCATGAGTCCAAAATTTCATCTAATCTTTTATATGTTCatcatttatacaaaataatatcTGATGGTGTTACTTTGATGCTCAAAACTTCTCTATTCAGGACAATCCTACAAGGAAGGTACTTTACTGAGGCAAGAATGAACATGGATCTGTATCCCATTCATTGCTCTGCCTTGCCAACTATCACCTCCTCACTTTTTTGTTTCATCTATCAATTTGGTTGCGGAATTTAAACTAATCTTGGGGCAAcatcaattatgttaagttaaTGTTGCAAACCATGACAAATTATAAGTCTTGTTTTAAGACAGTAGTTTGAATCTTGCTAAATCTAGCTAGATTTAATCTAAGAAGGCTTGCCTGAAAATAACTTGTACAATAAATATGTCAATAATAGTGGCTCCAACTAGTTCTAGAGTCTAGTAGCCATTATTCATAGTCCAGACCTTGTCAATTGGAGTTTCCAAAATTTGGTAATGGGGTTCTGCAAGTGAGGCAAACTTTTGCCTATGGCATATTACTCGATTTGTCAATCCTTATGAATGATGGCATTAAATGTTGGGTTTTGAATTAGTTTTATAGTGGATCAATACTCAATAGAAAAGACACATTTTTTGCAGTACAATAGGAAAGCCGTCtagcaccccccccccctcccctttttttatatatacaaatttcatATAAAGAATTACTTGACACAGAAAAGTTGTCATTTTATTGAAAATCTTGGGACATATGGGCAATTATTATTCATATTAGAGTACCCAATTCTTGAATATTACTTTACTTGCCAAGTTGAGAGTATTGACAATTAAACATGTATAAAGACTTTTACAACTAGAAAGGTAATTATATAAGAGGATTtacattaaactaataaatgaGGATGGACCTAGAGGAACTGAGACCTCAACAGAATCTTCCATCATTTGTTCCACTTTCTTCATTGTTGGCCTTAGTAATGGATCCTCCTGAATGCACCATATTACAATCATCGCATATTGCTTCACTCTCTTCATGTCATTTGTTGCCTCCTCATCATTCTCCACTAACAGATCTAGTTTCTTGTCTCTATAGCAAGCATATGCCCAGTCAGCTAGTATCATCGGATCCTCATCCTTTACCTCTGCTTCAAAACTCTTCCTGCAGCAAACGAGCTCTAGCAACAAAATATCAAAGCTGTAAACATCCACCTTGATTTGTAACAGGCATGTTTCTGAACCATTGGGTGCAACATACACTTTAGTTCCCTTGATTCCAGTAGTAGTACGAGTCTggtctattttcaaaaacttagcTAATCCAAAGTTAGAAATTCTAGTTGTAAAAGAGTCATTTAGTAGGATGTTTTGCGGCTTGATATCACAATGTATGATTTCGGTGCTGCATTCTTCATGCAAGTAAAAGAGCCCTCTTGCCGTTTCTAATGCAATGTGAGTTCTAGGAGTTGTCCCTCCAAGCCTTCCGACAAAgaatattggtttttttttttttttttggtgctaagTACAAGAATATTGAATTATTGATAAAAAGGGTTAGGCAGTTTGAAACATGATGTGTAGTGCAAACAAATGTAAGTAACACATTAACATCAAGATAGCTAGTTAAGGATGAATTGTTGGGGAATGATATTGCTTTTGCATTATTGTCGGAAGAGTGCAAAGGTTGAAGTGTGGTAGGTTATGTGCTTGACATTACTTCATTGGGCAAGagactctctcacactcatcacCATCCCTTTCATATTCGTCTTTTCATTATTgtttgagaaatgttatgtcaataatattttcacaataaatactATGTAGCCGGTTGTTATTTGTTGTTAttagtgggtaaaaaagtaatttcaatggtgaattcaaattaaaaacctgTAAGGCTGTAACAACGTGCCAActaggatttattgtgaaagtgttgtgaaaatgttgtatatatagcAATTCTCTTATTGTTTAGTTGTTATGTAAGGCAAATTGTGAGTAAAGGGCCACCATTGGAGTCTCCATAGAGTGaccaaaaatatttatcttaACTTTAGAGTACAGTAGCGTCAGAAGTACATGAGTATTGAAAATTCCAAGTAAATAATTATGGTAAACACTTTTTTGGACAtgaaaaaactaaatttcaaGTAAAGATTAAAGTGCAAATTTTGACCCAAATGTGTAACCATTTCAATTACAACCAAACTATTTATGAATATAAAGTGTAATCATccactaattaattaaatatattctGAGGTATTTCCACGACAAACaccacaaattttaattttgacacTAACCATATTATGATTACAAAAGCAATATGTTAGGctaaaatcaatatttatttaCCATCTAATAAAGTAACCATATGGAGAGGTGGCTTAACAATAGAAAGCCCTTGTAATCCATCCACCATCCCACTTGCAAGTGTAAGGGTCCATTTGAttgagaggatgaaaaagtgagagaatagaaaatagagagaggatggaaaagtgagaggattgaaaatagagagatgatggaaaagtgtaaggatagaaaatagagagatgaTGGAAAAGTTGGAggataaaaaagtttttagttttccttatttgtgtttggttgagagggtggaaaagtggaggggtggaaaaatttttggtttggttgaaaataagatttgtataaatttaccgtcatgtccctcttaaataaaacaaaaaataatacattatactttttaaaaaaattgtgtatagatgaaagttgacatttcaaaaaatagcataagaaaTCATCTAAACgcgttttcttaaaaaaataataaaaataataaattaaaaaaaaaaaaaaaagaagaagaacccaCCACGTCCtgacaaaaccaaagaaaaaaaaaaaaaagagaaaggaaagaggaGAACGTGGAGACATGCTGTGTAAAGATGAGGGTGTTTGTATAATTTACTACTCATATGATCTTTTCTCCTTagttttcctcccaaattgggaggacaAAATTTTGTAACTCTGGAGGGAAAATTTTCcacaccattttttttccctcttatttTCTATCCTAAATCAAACAAGGGAAAATTCCATTTTCCACCATATTTTCTACTCATTCTTTTCCATCATCTctattttcaccccaaccaaacgaGGCCTAAGAGTTGTAGCCTTGTAAATTTGAGTTGCATCAAGTTCCATTTGTGCTCAAGTGGCT
This region includes:
- the LOC142607894 gene encoding G-type lectin S-receptor-like serine/threonine-protein kinase LECRK2 — translated: MALQVSYLLSLLLLVLLLPYSTFAQNSSDQSPGSFLIAQENGSYWASPSGDFAFGFQQIGNEGYLLAIWFNKIPEETIVWSANGDNLVPTGSKVELTEGGQLVLSDPTGTGIWKSESGKGYLGVVHAAMLDTGNFVVASQDGGHLWRSFDHPTDTMLPTQTMSRGRKLVAHYSESNNSKGRFQFALNTDGNLVLQTLAYPIDYWSNTAYWESGTNGSGFQVVFNESGSIYLTATNGSILKTVSSNSVSKQDFYQRVVMEYDGVLMHYGYQKSSTNTSNAWSILSVVMPPNICEITEQIGSGACGFNSYCELGEYGRPNCICPTGYILIDPNDVMKGCRQNFLPQSCDEASSKTDQFDLREMVSVNWPFTDYGRYVNVTEDWCRKACLGDCFCAVAVFGGGQCWKKKIPLSNGKKDPSEIGTKVLIKIRKDNSTFNPSGADLMKKNHSTVRLILSVLLISSTFLNLLFLLAAFLLGFRFKYWKLKARNPYPVTPVMNLRSYTYEELIEATNGFREELGSGAFAKVYKGVLEYEDRKLVAVKRLHNMEREGDMEFNAEVSAIGRTNHRNLVQLLGFCNDGEHRLLVYEFMSNGSLASFLFGGLRPYWYQRIQIALETARGLFYLHEECSTQIIHCDIKPQNILLDDSFSARISDFGLAKLLKADQTRTTTGIRGTKGYVAPEWFKNMPVTIKVDVYSFGILLLELICCRKSFEAEAKDEDQMILANWAYDCYNDKKLDLLVENDQEAIDDMKRMEKYVMIAIWCIQEDPSLRPTMKKVVQMMEGSIEVSVPPGSSSFSSSM